The following DNA comes from Tunturibacter psychrotolerans.
CGAAGAATGTATCGGCCGACCAGAAGTTGAACTAAGGCGTGAACTCGTCCAGTTCGGAAGATGGCTCTCTCGACTCGGCTTTATGCCCGGGACCTCGGGAAACCTCTCTGTCCGGCTCGATCAGGAGCGCCTGCTGGTCACGCCCACCGGCATGAGCAAGTACCTCATGCGCGCGGCCGACATGGTCATCGTTGACCTTGAGGGGAGGCAGCTCGCAGGTTCAAGAAAGGTCACCAGCGAACTCAGCATGCACCTCGCCGTCTACCAGATGAGAGCCGACGTGGAGGCCGTCGTCCACTCCCATCCTCCTATCGCGACCGCCTTCGCCTGTGCCGGCCGCGCCCTCGACGAGATGCTATGCCAGGAAGCCGTCATGACCCTCGGCTCGGTCCCCCTGGCCCAGTACGCCACCACCGGAACCGACGAGGTCGCAGCCAGCCTAAGGCCCTTCATCCCCCATCACACCGCCATCCTCATGGCCAATCACGGCGCAGTAGCCTATGGTCCCACCCTTCTCGACGCCTTCCTCAAGATGGAGACCGTCGAACACCTCGCCCACATACGCCTCGTCGCTCACCAACTGGGCTCCTCGCAAACCCTCAACGATACCCAACTCGAAGATCTCTTTCGAGCAAAACAAAAGTACATTCGCAACGCAACCTAGCAACCAAATCCCATCAAGGCGAAAGCAACTTTCGGTCCAGACTCACCCATGCGCAAAGTCGATAAACGCATGTTGCGGGTCGGTATGCAGCAGCGTCACCTCGACCGTATCCCCCACATCTAGCCCCTGCTCTCCCCGCACCACCTTCCCCTCCACCGGCGGATCGAACACCCGCACATAGGTCCCCTTATCATTCGCCCCGGTGATCACGCCATGGAAGCTCTTCCCCACGCTCCCCGCCAGCGCCACCGCGGCCACTCGCTTCAACATCGCCCGCTCCACCTTGCGCGCAGCAGATTCTCGTTCGTTGCAATGCTTCGCAATCGTCTCAAGCTCCTCGTCACTATAGGGAGCAGCCTCCCCACTCAACATCGCCTTCACCACCCGTTGCGTCACTAAATCAACAAACCGCCGGTTCGGCGCCGTCGAGTGCGAATAATCCTGCGCCGCCAGTCCGAAGTGTCCCTGCTGCTCTTCCTCATCGCCCCGAGCCAGCACATACTCGCCCGGCCCCATCAGCTTAATAATGGCCAGCGACAGGTCCGGATAATGCACCGCATCCACCTGACGCTGCGCCTGCAAAAACGCATTCAGCGCACCAGAGTCAGGCTGAGCCGGCAGCACAGTCCCATACCGCCCGACCAACTCCACAATCCGTGCCCATCGCTCCGGCGACTTCACCACCCTGCGAATTGACGACCGCTTCGCCGCCCGCAGCGTCCGGGCCATTGTCTCATTCGCAGCAATCATCAACTCTTCAATCAAATCGCTCGCCCGGTTATGAAACGCCGTACCGATCGACTGCACCTTCCCATCCACCACCACCGGATCAGCCTCCACACGGTTGAACTCCAGCGCCCCCATCTTCACCCGCTGCGCCCGCAGCTTCACCGCCGCCTCATCCTGCAGTCGCAGCTGCCCCTGCAACTCCGTAGAAGCAGCCACCTTCGCATCCGGCCCCGCCTTCCCTTCCAGCCATGGCCCCACATGGCTGTACGCAAGCTGTGCCCTGTTCCGCACCTCTGCCTTGTAGATGCTCGTTGCCTGCACCTTTCCCTCAACATCAACCACAAACTCAACCACCATCGCCGCCCGGTCTTCCTCTTCATTCAACGAAGTCAAATCCGTCGAAAGCTCCGTCGGCAGCATCGAAAAGTTTCTCACTGCTGTGTACACCGTCTGCGTCTGGTCCGCAGCATGCCGATCGAGCGGAGTATCCTTCCCCACCGATCCCGACACATCCGCGACTCCCACCCTCACGCGTACGCCATCGCCCACACTCTCAGCCACTTCGATCTGATCCAGATCCCGCGATGTATCGTTATCGATCGAAGACCACAGCAACCCGCGCAGATCACGTACCTCCGCATCAGGCTTCGCTCCCTCAGCCGCGCGAATCGCCGCCACCTGCGCCTCGCTGCCGTCAGGAAACTCCGTATGAAAGCCTTCGCGAACCATCTCAGCAGCGGCGGCAGCAACCAGGTCAAAAGTAAGGGTAGACATGCAAGGGAAGCCTACCACGCGACTAATAACTCTTATTTCTCCGTGTCTTCAAACGCATAACGCCCGAGCGCAAAAGGCTTCGAAACCGACGGCTTGCTATCCAGCGGATACGACGGATAAGGATCCACAGTCCCAGTCGGAAAGCCCCAGATCTTCCCACTCCGCAGATCGACGACGACCTTCCCGTAGACCTGCCCCGTACCATCCGGATACCGCAGATTCTGCACCCCCGGCTCAATGTAGAACGCATGAGCCGGGGACGAGTCAGCCGCAACGGGTGCAGGCGACACATACGGTCTCGCAGCAATCACAATCAACGCTATCGCAATCACGCCCAGAAGAGCATTGGTCAGCGCATCTTTCTTCACAAATACCTCCGCAACAATCACAAATCCGATCGAATCCCTATTCCCATTCTGGACGAGAACCGGCGCAAAAAGCCTCAAATTGCGAGAAACAATTTCACGCGCCTAATAATCGAGACGACGTCGCCGATAGAGCCCTCATGTTCTCAAAACCGATGTTCGCCGACGGAAGATCCTGCCCCCACTGCAACACGGAATCCCTCCACCGCTCACACCGTCGCGGCATTAGGGATCGGTTCTTCAATCTCCTCGCCCTGCGCCCCGTTCGCTGCACTTGCTGCTGCCAGCGCTTCTATGCCCCACGAGCTGCCCACGGCCCACACATCCGCCCCATTGCAGACCCAAGTCGTCTAAACTAGAAGGGACATGATTCCCACACTCGAATGGCTCCCTACCGGCGTTAACTTCCTCGACCAGACCAAACTCCCCCTCGAGGAGACCTACGTCCTCGCCACCGACTACAAACAGGTCGCAACCGTCATCCGCGACATGATCGTCCGCGGAGCCCCCGCCATCGGCGTCTCGGCCGCCATGGGCATGGCCATCGGCATCGACCGCAGCACCGCGACCACCCTCCCTGTCCTCACCGAAGAGGTCGCCCTCATCGCAAAGACCCTCGCTGAGACCCGCCCCACCGCCGTCAACCTCTTCTGGGGCATCGAAGAGATCCGCAGTCTCTACGTCGAGCTCGTCGCCAAAGATACCACCATCCCAGAGATCAAAGCCTCCGTCGTCGCCAAGGCACGCCGCATGTACGACGAAGACATCGCCGCCTGCAAGCAGATGGGCGCCCACGGCGCATCGCTCCTCCCCAAAGAAGGCACCGTCCTCACCCATTGCAACGCCGGCGCCCTCGCCACGTGCGGCTATGGCTCAGCCCTCGGCGTCATTCGTGCCGCCATCGAGCGCGGCCACAAGATCGACGTCTTCGCCGACGAAACCCGTCCCTTCCTCCAGGGTGCCCGCCTCACCGCCTGGGAGCTCATGAAGGACAATATCCCCACCACCGTACTCTGCGACAACATGGCCGCCTCCCTCATGCGACAGGGCCGCATCCAGGCCGTCATCGTCGGAGCCGACCGCATCGCCGCCAACGGCGACGTCGCCAACAAGATCGGCACCTACGGCGTAGCCATCCTCGCCAAAGAACACAACATCCCCTTCTACGTCGCCGCCCCCTGGTCCACCCTCGACCTCGCCACTGCACACGGCGATCTCATCCCCATCGAACAGCGCGCAGCTACTGAGGTCACTCACTCCAACGGCAAGCAGATGACCCCGCACGGAGTAGCCATAGAAAACCCCGCCTTCGACGTCACCCCGGCCAAGTACGTCACCGCCATCATCACCGAGCGTGGCGTCCTCACCGCTCCCTACAACCAATCCATCAAGGCCATGGCCACCCAGACCGAGTCCGAGCTCACAACGGTCTAGCCGCCTTTCCTCCTTCAACTTAGCCGACAGATCTTTTCTGGCAAGTCTCATCCGGTTGTGTTCAACTAAGTTGGCACAACCGGAGGGCCCCATGCTGAGCAATACTTCCCTGTTGTTTTTCTTCTTCCTGGCAACTCTCCTCCCGCCATCCTTCGCACAAGCCCCTCAGCCAGCACAAACTCCTCAACCCGCAAAGTCCGAAGTAACGACCCTTCGCGCAGGTACTCAGCTCGTCGTTGTAGACGTGGTCGTCACTGACAAAAGCCAGAACCCGATTCTCAATCTAAAGGCCAGCGCCTTCGCTCTCCTTGAGGGCGGCAAGCAGCAGCAGATCAAATCCTTCGAAGAGCACACAGCCCCCACCGCCAAACCGGGCCTTCCACCCATACCGGCATTTCCTCCCGGCATCTTCTCCAACTACACCCCGGTTCCCACGGGTGGCGCAGTCAACGTTTTGCTTGTAGACACTCTCAACACGCCGGTCCTCGACCAGATTTATCTTCACGACCAATTCCACAAGTACCTGAAGACTGCAAAACCCGGCGCCCCCATGGCCATCTTCGGACTCACCACCAAGCTCCTGCTGCTGCAAAGCTTCACCTCAGATCCAGAGCTCCTGAAGGCCGCCATCAACAACAAGAACATCAAAAACTCACCGCTCATCGACCGGGTCTCAGGCGGCAACTCCACACTGCTCTCCGATCAGGCGGTCGGCTTCGCAGCCATTATCCAGGGAGCCAACGCTTCAAGTGACGCTCCCCTTGGCACCCCTGGTGGCTTCCAGCAACGGATCATTCAGGACATACAACAATTTGAGTCTCAACAAAACTCCTTTCAGCTACAGCTACGCGCCAAATACACCCTCGACGCCATCAATCAGCTCGCCCGCTACCTTGAAGGAATCCCCGGCAGAAAAAATCTCATCTGGTTCTCAGGTTCTTTCCCACTCGACATCCTGCCTGACAGCACCGTCGACGATCCGTTCATGGCAGTTGCAAGCTCCGAGGACGAGTATCGCGAAACGACCAATCTCCTCACGCGAGCACAAGTCGCCGTCTATCCCATCGACGTGCGCGGAGCCATGACCTCTCCAAACATGGACGTCTCTCAGTCCACAGCGATCTATCAGGATGACGTCCTACAAATCGGTGCCGACAAACGTTTCGCCTCCGACCAGATCAAATTTCATCTGGAGAACGGCAGCGAAAATCTCACTATGATTCGCATGGCCGAAGACAGCGGAGGCTACGCATTCATCAACAACAACGATCTAGTCGGCGCGGTCAGCAAAGCCGTCGCTGCCGGCTCGCACTACTACACCCTCACCTACTCCCCCACCGACACAAACTGGAACGGCAACTTCCGCAAAATCCAGGTCAAACTCCAGCAATCAGGCGTCACCCTCGCCTACCGCCGAGGCTACTACGCTAACGACCCCAACGTGCCCATAGTCACACACCTCACCAACAAAACCAGAAAAGACTCCGCCACGGCAGCTCCCCGCACCGACCCCATGCGCGTCGCCATGATGCATGGCGCTCCCAATCCCACCGAGATCACCCTTAAAGCCCGAGTCCTTCCCGCCGGCACCGAACCAGAAACTGAGTTAGCCAAAGACAACACCCTCAATCCCTCCTCCGACACAAAGGGCCCGTACCGCCGCTATGCCATCGACATCGCCGCTGACCCCTCCTCTATCAACATCCAGCGCGCCCCCGACGGCAACTACCACGCCCTTCTCCAGTTCCTCACCTACGTCTACGATCAGAACGACAACCTCATCAACGTTGTAAGC
Coding sequences within:
- a CDS encoding VWA domain-containing protein — protein: MLSNTSLLFFFFLATLLPPSFAQAPQPAQTPQPAKSEVTTLRAGTQLVVVDVVVTDKSQNPILNLKASAFALLEGGKQQQIKSFEEHTAPTAKPGLPPIPAFPPGIFSNYTPVPTGGAVNVLLVDTLNTPVLDQIYLHDQFHKYLKTAKPGAPMAIFGLTTKLLLLQSFTSDPELLKAAINNKNIKNSPLIDRVSGGNSTLLSDQAVGFAAIIQGANASSDAPLGTPGGFQQRIIQDIQQFESQQNSFQLQLRAKYTLDAINQLARYLEGIPGRKNLIWFSGSFPLDILPDSTVDDPFMAVASSEDEYRETTNLLTRAQVAVYPIDVRGAMTSPNMDVSQSTAIYQDDVLQIGADKRFASDQIKFHLENGSENLTMIRMAEDSGGYAFINNNDLVGAVSKAVAAGSHYYTLTYSPTDTNWNGNFRKIQVKLQQSGVTLAYRRGYYANDPNVPIVTHLTNKTRKDSATAAPRTDPMRVAMMHGAPNPTEITLKARVLPAGTEPETELAKDNTLNPSSDTKGPYRRYAIDIAADPSSINIQRAPDGNYHALLQFLTYVYDQNDNLINVVSNPVRATYSPTVYRQILHTGIPYHEEISVPLKGAYFLRIGLHDLATNHIGAVEVPVDSVKKLSPITASALTESATPHPIQK
- a CDS encoding class II aldolase/adducin family protein, with protein sequence MIEECIGRPEVELRRELVQFGRWLSRLGFMPGTSGNLSVRLDQERLLVTPTGMSKYLMRAADMVIVDLEGRQLAGSRKVTSELSMHLAVYQMRADVEAVVHSHPPIATAFACAGRALDEMLCQEAVMTLGSVPLAQYATTGTDEVAASLRPFIPHHTAILMANHGAVAYGPTLLDAFLKMETVEHLAHIRLVAHQLGSSQTLNDTQLEDLFRAKQKYIRNAT
- a CDS encoding RNB domain-containing ribonuclease, producing MSTLTFDLVAAAAAEMVREGFHTEFPDGSEAQVAAIRAAEGAKPDAEVRDLRGLLWSSIDNDTSRDLDQIEVAESVGDGVRVRVGVADVSGSVGKDTPLDRHAADQTQTVYTAVRNFSMLPTELSTDLTSLNEEEDRAAMVVEFVVDVEGKVQATSIYKAEVRNRAQLAYSHVGPWLEGKAGPDAKVAASTELQGQLRLQDEAAVKLRAQRVKMGALEFNRVEADPVVVDGKVQSIGTAFHNRASDLIEELMIAANETMARTLRAAKRSSIRRVVKSPERWARIVELVGRYGTVLPAQPDSGALNAFLQAQRQVDAVHYPDLSLAIIKLMGPGEYVLARGDEEEQQGHFGLAAQDYSHSTAPNRRFVDLVTQRVVKAMLSGEAAPYSDEELETIAKHCNERESAARKVERAMLKRVAAVALAGSVGKSFHGVITGANDKGTYVRVFDPPVEGKVVRGEQGLDVGDTVEVTLLHTDPQHAFIDFAHG
- the mtnA gene encoding S-methyl-5-thioribose-1-phosphate isomerase, which translates into the protein MIPTLEWLPTGVNFLDQTKLPLEETYVLATDYKQVATVIRDMIVRGAPAIGVSAAMGMAIGIDRSTATTLPVLTEEVALIAKTLAETRPTAVNLFWGIEEIRSLYVELVAKDTTIPEIKASVVAKARRMYDEDIAACKQMGAHGASLLPKEGTVLTHCNAGALATCGYGSALGVIRAAIERGHKIDVFADETRPFLQGARLTAWELMKDNIPTTVLCDNMAASLMRQGRIQAVIVGADRIAANGDVANKIGTYGVAILAKEHNIPFYVAAPWSTLDLATAHGDLIPIEQRAATEVTHSNGKQMTPHGVAIENPAFDVTPAKYVTAIITERGVLTAPYNQSIKAMATQTESELTTV